The following nucleotide sequence is from uncultured Draconibacterium sp..
AATTAAGGTTGACTTCTCTTTAGCTCTTCCCCAAATAGACAAAAACATTGACAGTCTGTTAAATAGCTATGATGAAAAAGCACCAGGAATCTCAATTGGGATAGTAGATCACAACAAATTGGTTTATGAAAAACAATTTGGATTAGCAAATATGGAATACCAAATTCCAATAACTGACGAAACATCATTTCATGTGGCTTCTGTCTCTAAACAATTTACCGCATTTGCCATTTTGCTATTGGAGGATGAAGGCAAACTTTCTTTAGATGACGATATTAGAAATTATCTTCCGAAAATGTATAATTTTCACAATACCATTACAATCCGTCACTTACTCAATCATACCAGTGGTTTAAAAGATCAGTTTAATTTATTACGTCTTTCTGGTTGGACCCTTGACGATGTAATTACAAATGAACAGGTATTGCGTATTCTTTTCAATCAGAAGACCTTAAATTTTCAACCTAACGAAAAACATATGTATAGTAACTCTGGCTATACCTTGTTAGCAGAAATTGTAGCAAGAGTATCAAAGATGTCTTTTGCGGAGTTTACAACCAAACGCATTTTTAAACCTTTACAAATGCATCACTCTCAATTTGTAGATACAGAAGGCCAGATCGTAAAAAACAAAAGTATTTCCTATTACAAAACCGATTCAACTTATAGAGAAGATCTGTTTAACAACTTCAGTGTGGGCGCAACAAACCTTAATACAACAATTCTGGATTTGAGTAAATGGGCAAATAACTTTGACACAAAGGTTGTTGGCAATGATAGTATATTCAAAAAAATGCATACTCAGACACCGTTGAATGATGGAAGTCTTTATGGCTATGCTGGTGGTCAGTTTATTAATACCTATAAAGGTTTTAAACGAATTGAACATAGTGGTCAGGATGCCAGTTATCAGGCATACTTAGCAAGATTTCCGGAACTCGATTTGAGCATCATTTTTACAAACACCAATGGCGAAATTAATGGTGCACGAATGGTTTACGATATTATGGATATTTGCCTGGAACCTTGCCTTGTCAATAAAAAAACTTCATCACCAGAAAAACTATTAACCCATAAAAAAACAATTCAAAAAGCAACTTCATATTTAAAACAATTTGAAGGTTATTACTGGGATGAAGGAGATAAATATTCCCGTCAAATTAAAGTAGAAAACGACACCTTAAAATTCATTACCCAAAATGGGAAAACAGCTTTAGTTCCGGTTGACGAGCAAGAGTTTGAAATGAATATAAAAGAGTATGTTGCACTATCTTTCAATGCTGATCAGATGATAATGACACTGGATGATGGATACCAAATCGTTTCAG
It contains:
- a CDS encoding serine hydrolase domain-containing protein, whose translation is MRLAYHIVILSLCLFFIDKSNAQIKVDFSLALPQIDKNIDSLLNSYDEKAPGISIGIVDHNKLVYEKQFGLANMEYQIPITDETSFHVASVSKQFTAFAILLLEDEGKLSLDDDIRNYLPKMYNFHNTITIRHLLNHTSGLKDQFNLLRLSGWTLDDVITNEQVLRILFNQKTLNFQPNEKHMYSNSGYTLLAEIVARVSKMSFAEFTTKRIFKPLQMHHSQFVDTEGQIVKNKSISYYKTDSTYREDLFNNFSVGATNLNTTILDLSKWANNFDTKVVGNDSIFKKMHTQTPLNDGSLYGYAGGQFINTYKGFKRIEHSGQDASYQAYLARFPELDLSIIFTNTNGEINGARMVYDIMDICLEPCLVNKKTSSPEKLLTHKKTIQKATSYLKQFEGYYWDEGDKYSRQIKVENDTLKFITQNGKTALVPVDEQEFEMNIKEYVALSFNADQMIMTLDDGYQIVSDKYIPANYNSKTLKEFNGRYYSPELNAYYTFSTDENALVANHTRLGDFKLNAIKNDYFLGNKGSFLKVVFLRNKSKEVIGFKVSSSRAKDVQFNKMKYSRK